The Solanum dulcamara chromosome 6, daSolDulc1.2, whole genome shotgun sequence genome contains the following window.
TTAAGGAACAAAGTGTGTCACAAAAAGCACAATGAACGTGAAAATTTCTGACACTTGAATAGTAGAGATGCAAGTCTCAAACTAAATCCTTTGAGTTTTATGAAGTGATAGGTCGGAAAGGGTGGCGGTAGCTGGTGGCAAAAGACCAGGAAATGTACTAAATTTAGACATTGGGGTGGTGGAGGTGACAAATAGATGAACAATTTTCTACTTCTATTTTCTTCTTGAATTGCTGGATCATCTTTGGGATTTTAAGGGCTTGCTTCTTTCTTTCGATGCTGGGGAACCGCTTCCTTAGCCTTTCAATTTCACTTCTTAACAAGTGGATGGAAGTTGAGAAGATTCATTTAGGAAGTTTTGGTTTTGTATTGGATCTAAGTTGGAAGAGGAAAAATGTTCAATGTTTAGCCTGATTCGATAAAATAGTTGGAGCAGCAGAAACATTCATACTATCAACtaaacttgattttttttgaaaaaatacatTTTCTGACAAATGCATTCTGTGAACCATAGCTTGGTAACTGTACctgaatcaaaatcaaaattcttAATCTGTAGGAGATTCCATCAAACTCATGGTCTGTCTACTTCGTCCACAACTTAAATCTGATTTCCTTCTGAATTCTCAAGCATCGTTTTTTGAACTCGTGATTTAGTATCATGGTGTTGCTAATATCTTCATTGTCAAATATTTATGTGCAGTTTGGTGCAGCTTTTTCAGTTGGTTTTGATATAGATCCCCAGGCAATCACATCTGCTCAATATAATGCTACTTTAAACAACATTGGACATGAGAACTTGCTTTTGAATCTTGTTCCTGGCAAAGGAATTCTTCCTTCTGCAGAGTTTAGTTCGAGTATGGACATTGGCCAAACTGCCTATGATGCAGACGTTCTAAATAAGAGGGGAAAATATGACATTGTTGTGGCAAACATACTATTGAATCCTCTGCTTGAGTTGGCAGATCATATTGTGTCCTATGCAAAGCCAGGTGCAACTGTTGCTCTTTCCGGAATCATATCTGAGCAGGTATGCACATTCTGTTTTATAGTTTAACTGTAGAGTGAATTAAGGCTTGAGGAAACATTTGATAATTGATTTGCTGGTACCACAAAGAATGAGGGAAAACTATAACAATAATGCTGTCATCTGATGTTAGCCATTATTTGCctaacatcatcatcatctattACCCATAAAAGATAACTAAAACCCTATACTTGGatcctcctttttcttcttcttcttctttcttagcATCTGAAGTTAAAACTCCATTTCATAGCAAATGATAAGAGTAAAACATGTATATGACAATACACTACCGGCTTTTTGATAGTCAAGAGGTTCTAAACTTCCTTTGCTATTTGTTGTTCCTGGATTTTCAATGGCATGACTCCGGTCTCAGTAATTCAATACCTATATCTAGTTCCCTGAAATTTGTATGTATGCTTAATGATTGTCAATAATCTCCTCAGTTATTCAATTCAGCCGTTGACATTTTCTTCAATGAAACTACAAACAGTTAAAACGTTTCAACAATTATatgtataggtatgtaaagaaTTATGTGCATAAGAATGAGACTACAACTATGAATGTAGATTGTTGTGTCTGGTGTTTTATTCTTGAGAAACAAGCAACAAATGTAGATTACCTATTGCAATATTTGCGTTCTTGATTTTTCAATGTGATAAAAATTTTCTGCAGATTCCTCGCATTCTAGAAAGGTATTCGCAATACCTGAAGAACATAACAGTTTCAAAGATGGATGACTGGGCTTGCATAAGTGGCTTAAAGAAATGACATAACAGCAGCTAAAAGAAAACAGAGGTTCATTTTCTAATGTTGTGGAACTTAAGATTCTACCAAACCACAGGACACAGCCATAGATCAAGCCCTGGAAGTCCTCTCCTCGCGGCTCCCTGCATGAACTTTGCATGTCATTTGACTATGGCCAATTAAGTGTATTATTCACCTCTGTTTATTTGGACATAGTCTTGGAAACCGTTGTAAAAAAGCCACCTACTTCACTAATTGCGAGTCGAAGTCATACTTACTGAAGGTTGTGTGAAAAGAGTGCCTCAAATCCCCAAGTTTATCGGCTATTTAGTTTGTAAATGTCTGTAAAAGGATATTTCTAAATGGCTGTGTAAATGATATCTTCAAAAGCCCTAACGTCTATCGAAAAGAATGTCTCTACCTCCCAAAGTAAGGTTTGTATACACACTACCTTCTCTAGACCCCAATGGGATTACACACTGAGAATGCTGTTGTCAAGAGGTAGAATACATGTGGGCTGTGGCACATTCTCGTAATCAAGTTATGAAATGTAATGCTCATAGCATCCCTCTAGACCTAGTTGCAAAGTAAGCTCCATCTACGAATGGATCATGAAATGTAATGCTCATAAAGTCCCTCTAGACCTAGTTGCAAAGTAAGCTCCATCTACGAATGAATAAGATCCAAGAGGCTTttaaaaagaaagggaaaatattcattttttaaaaagctCTCCAAAAGTGACAGTAACAGTTACAGTTTAGTCCATAACAAAGCAGTTGTTCTACAGAGTCCGAAAAACCTACTTCCACTCCATAACAAATGCTTACAACAGCATTTAAGACGTTCCAGTCAATCACCAAAAAGTTTGGACTGAATATGCTAAAATTAAACAATTCAACACACATTTAGCAGACTGCAGCCAAGGGGAAAATAAAATCTAGATTAACTTCAtccaaaaagaatgacacaGAAGGAAATACGACAGATTCATTGTGAAATGctaaatttttttattcttttttctgtTCTACACAAACATAGCTAAAGATATCTTTGTCCATCAGCTTTCCTCCGTAGGATACAAGAGCTGCTTCACAGGCAGGAAAATGTTTCTTTGATACACAAGCATTCACAGCGAAGTCATCCCAGGAACTTCTGAATTCAGCCAACTAGCACTAAGTCCTGACTCAGTACATTGCAGCAAAGCCAATTTGATTAAGAATCTACAAATGAAACAAAATTGGCATGAAAATTTAACTGAGCCACATCACCGCTTGAGTTTTCTCCTGGACAGAGCAGGAGCCCTCTTGGGGATGTAGACCTTGTAGTTTACCTGGCCAACATCACCAAGTGAAGATGAGGTCAAACAAATTGGAatcagaaaaaattaaaaatgtctCAAGGGTATTTGTTATGGTAAGAATACTCAAGCTTTGTAAAGACTAAATACATCTACACTTAAGAGATGTTTACGTGACAAAGATGTGCTTCAAGTGACTCTCATAGACAGTCTAGTTAAAGCAATCCAAAAGTCCCAATACGTAGAGACTTTGCACGCATATTTGTTTCTCCTCTTAAATTAAAAGCAGGTAAAAGAATCAATGAGAAATTATAGCCGAAAaccaaaatataaatacaaCAAAGCATGAACATTACCATATGTGTATGGCAGAGGTTAGATATATAAAAACATATGCAAGGTTACCCACAAGAAAAGATCAATGATAATTATTATATCTTAGAAATATTAAGTCTGGGAGAGAGAACAAAGTAAATCCTTGAAAGTTTTACCAAATACCAAGCCTGTTTGGTCATGATTACCTTATCTAGTTATAACAGTGTTTTGGTTTAATCAGTTTGCTCCCAAGTCCCCATTATCAGTGTTTGACTATTTCTAAAAGAAATCTATAGTTAGAACTACTTAGCAGTCACTATTACTTCATTATAACTGATGATTTCTATCAGTATCTCTAGTACTCAATCATTTAAACAATCAGAAACAATTTAAAGAATCTAAACAAAACAggccatttatttatttacttgtaGGATTATTGATCAACTATGGAGTTGAAAAATCCCAGCCTAACATgcataaataatgaaatatgaATATAATACCTGTACCATTTCACCACCCCTCATTACAGACATGGTCTTTTGTTCGAACTCAGAGGCATCCTTGGTTTCATCTGGTTGGTGTTTTGAAGTAAGTCCGTCAGATGTGGATCTGACACTAGAAGTAGTTTCTACAGTAGGGCGGATACCGGCATTAACAGTTCCCGTGTCTAAGTTATCGCTGGTCCCAGTGCTAAGAGCTCCAGGTCTCATGGGAACTGGTGTTTTTATTATGTTTCTCTTGGAAGCCAATggattttcctttttatttgtctGTACTGTGGTACTGCATAATAGTTTACCAGGTTCAGGTTCATTGCTAAGAACTGGTCCAGTGGTATGTTTCTCCTGTTCTGGACTCTGTGAGAGTGCTGATCTATCAGCAGGTTGTGTAAAACCTAGCTCAACGCAGCCAGATCCTTTTCCATTATTCTCTTCGACTGGAGTATTTATCTCAATCTCTGTGGAATGAGAAAATTCCTCAGTAATTACAAGCTTGCTCCTACATTCTACAACTTGATTTAAAGCCAATCCTTCTTTTTTCCCCTGCTCCAGAGACTTGTATGGTACAACCTCAGTCTTTGAAGGGGATAACTGATTAACATCACTGCCATTCTTCTTTTCCTTGGCACcagattttaaatttgtttgaaGCTCTTTACGAAACTTCTGCAAGTTCTCCAACGCCTTTTTCCTTAAGACAGTCTCAAGATCCTCAACTCCTGTATTAGCAATATTATTAGAATTCCTACTCTCACCTCCATTATCATGACTTACTTCTTTGACTTTATTTGGATGAGGATCCAGACCACCATCAACTTTTCTGGGGCCAAAAGTTTCACTATTGGGAGGAAATGAATCATCAATTTTCAAATTTCCATCCTGCATTGTCTGAATGGACGGGAAACAAGAACAAGAAGCTAATTTCCCTTTAATTTCCAGGTCATTATTGTCATGGTTTCTGCATGAAGGACAATCATGGAGCTTATTCAAAATCTCTTCTTTAAGCATATCTGGTCCCTGTTCGTCGCCCTCTTCCTCACGTGTCTTTTCTGGAATAGTAATAAAAGATCTTAAGCGATTAGGATTACTCTCTTCTACATATTCCTTCCCATTGTGAGTAGTATTACAAGAACATGAATGATGGTTACATAAAGAACAAACTGGCCCCCTACTTCCGCTCCTTCTGCCAGTTCTTGGCTCATtacaaattttcttttctttcatctttTTGCTAGACTTAATCCTGGGAATCTGAAGATTGGTGTCCTCATTACCACTATTAGTTTCATCTTGGCAAGTGGAAAAGCTCTTAGAATCTCTACCTCTGGAGGTAATACTATTTTCACGTCGGCAACTACAACTTCTTGAGTGACTGTTCGTGGAGCTAATACTAGCGTGTCTCTTTCGCTTCTTCTGCACTTTTCTCCCATAATCAAGACTCTTTCTATTtgacctttttcttttctttacagGGGGTGAACCCTCACTGACATCTCGGCTACAGGATCTTCTCCGAGTTCTTTTCTTCACGTGTTTCATAACACGTGAGTTCCTACGTCTTTTCCTACTATAATCAACCTCTGAATCGGAGGACAAAGACTGTGAACTGCTAGAATAATCAGAGGAAGCAGAAGATGACGAGTCATCCTCAGAACTGGATAACTTCTTGGATTTGTTTCTTCTGCTTTTTCTCTTCCGTATCTAACCACACAACACATGAAGATGTATAATGTATTGATAAGAAAACAGGAGGTAACCTTACATTGTTCTAAAGAAAGCATGcctaatattaattaaaaatatctcATGAAAACATCTCCATGAATATTTGGGTATAAAATATATTCAATAAAGAGTGTACAAAGTGTGTTGGCTTGATCAAGCATTGTAAAGTCTTTCATAATTCTTTCTTCTGAGTGTCAGTTAAGGAATTACAAATTGAAACAAAAGAGAATATATTTAACGCAAGAGCTAAGATATCTGTTTTTCCATGGTGGCTTCTAAGATATACCAAGTATTAACAGGTGCAGATAATTGTTTCTTTTGATAAAGAACTCTAGATTTGCTCCGCTAAGGTTATTTTAAGGACAGTgcagaaaacaaaaaaatacaaagaaCAGTAAACGATTCATGGAACTCTAGCTATAGCAATTCAAATGACTATGCAATGTGACTTTACACTCCCACAAGCGATCATGAGCTATATATCACATGAAGC
Protein-coding sequences here:
- the LOC129891770 gene encoding uncharacterized protein LOC129891770 isoform X2, with the protein product MGERKSPSKKKSSKKKRLKVSSKIRKRKSRRNKSKKLSSSEDDSSSSASSDYSSSSQSLSSDSEVDYSRKRRRNSRVMKHVKKRTRRRSCSRDVSEGSPPVKKRKRSNRKSLDYGRKVQKKRKRHASISSTNSHSRSCSCRRENSITSRGRDSKSFSTCQDETNSGNEDTNLQIPRIKSSKKMKEKKICNEPRTGRRSGSRGPVCSLCNHHSCSCNTTHNGKEYVEESNPNRLRSFITIPEKTREEEGDEQGPDMLKEEILNKLHDCPSCRNHDNNDLEIKGKLASCSCFPSIQTMQDGNLKIDDSFPPNSETFGPRKVDGGLDPHPNKVKEVSHDNGGESRNSNNIANTGVEDLETVLRKKALENLQKFRKELQTNLKSGAKEKKNGSDVNQLSPSKTEVVPYKSLEQGKKEGLALNQVVECRSKLVITEEFSHSTEIEINTPVEENNGKGSGCVELGFTQPADRSALSQSPEQEKHTTGPVLSNEPEPGKLLCSTTVQTNKKENPLASKRNIIKTPVPMRPGALSTGTSDNLDTGTVNAGIRPTVETTSSVRSTSDGLTSKHQPDETKDASEFEQKTMSVMRGGEMVQILNQIGFAAMY
- the LOC129891770 gene encoding uncharacterized protein LOC129891770 isoform X1 is translated as MGERKSPSKKKSSKKKRLKVSSKIRKRKSRRNKSKKLSSSEDDSSSSASSDYSSSSQSLSSDSEVDYSRKRRRNSRVMKHVKKRTRRRSCSRDVSEGSPPVKKRKRSNRKSLDYGRKVQKKRKRHASISSTNSHSRSCSCRRENSITSRGRDSKSFSTCQDETNSGNEDTNLQIPRIKSSKKMKEKKICNEPRTGRRSGSRGPVCSLCNHHSCSCNTTHNGKEYVEESNPNRLRSFITIPEKTREEEGDEQGPDMLKEEILNKLHDCPSCRNHDNNDLEIKGKLASCSCFPSIQTMQDGNLKIDDSFPPNSETFGPRKVDGGLDPHPNKVKEVSHDNGGESRNSNNIANTGVEDLETVLRKKALENLQKFRKELQTNLKSGAKEKKNGSDVNQLSPSKTEVVPYKSLEQGKKEGLALNQVVECRSKLVITEEFSHSTEIEINTPVEENNGKGSGCVELGFTQPADRSALSQSPEQEKHTTGPVLSNEPEPGKLLCSTTVQTNKKENPLASKRNIIKTPVPMRPGALSTGTSDNLDTGTVNAGIRPTVETTSSVRSTSDGLTSKHQPDETKDASEFEQKTMSVMRGGEMVQVNYKVYIPKRAPALSRRKLKR